The genomic DNA GCTCGTCTCCGGTGTTTGACTCGCAAATTATTTATAAATATCTTGCGACTTTATTCGCAAAGCCTTTATAAAAGATTGTGGAAGGAGGCTTATAAATAATGGTTCATCAGGGCAATAGCTCGTTTTGATGTATGGAGGGCCAGATTTTGGAAACACATTAGTTTAATTGTGTGTGTAAAAGTCTACTTGTCCGATTGATAGCTGCCCATGTTGGAGGTTCTGCCTGGAATCCTACGGTTAGCCTAGGTCTCTGGGCTTCACGATGTCGCCAGTAGCCTTAAGAACCCAGAAACCCTCCTTTTCGGCCCTTTCTAGCATGTCTGGTAGTGCCAGACTTGTGTAGACAATTTTAACTATTTTTGGTCTTAGCTTGTTGGGATATAGGGTTCTTAGTCTCTCGATGTTTCGGTTGATCTTGTCAACTGCGCCCGAGGATGCTCTGACGGAGGCTTCCCCCACAATGCACAGCTCATCAGAGGCTCCGTAGAGGTTTATCTCCATATCTGGGAGGATGAGTGAGCCGACTTCAATGTCGTATCCCAGATCTCTAAGCCTGTATTTGACCACGATTCTAGCCTCCTCCTCGATATCTAGGGTTATCTTCTCTAATGTCAGCTCAACCCTAGAGAGCCTAGCATCCAGCTGCTTAAAGCCCCTGTTAAAGTCCTCTCTAAGCTTCTGAATCTCCTCCCATATCTTTGTCTGCTCCTCCATAACTGCTTTAATATCTACTCCATGTCGCACTTGCTCCTCAGCCAGCCTCTTCTGCTCCTCCGCCAGCCTCTTCTGCTCTTCAGCCAGCCTCTTCTGCTCTTCAGCCAGCCTCTTCTGCTCCTCCATAATCGCTTTAATATCTACTCCATGTCGAACCTGCTCCTCTGCTAGTCTGGTCTGTTCCTCTGTTAGGGTATCGAGTCTTTTTAGTATCTCTGATAGCCCTAGGTATCCGGCTACGGTGTATCGGAACTCGATGTCCTTGTCTAGTAGTTCTAGGAATTCTCTCTTCAAGGAATCCATTATGGCACCGTTCCTTAACTCTACTTGGGTATGGTGGAGGAAAATATTTAAGGATTAACATCTGATGGAAGATGGAGCAGGATCATAAAAAATAGTGAGGTAATTTTGAGATGTTTATATTCAAAATTCCACTTCCACGGTCTCACAGCAGAAACTTTAACATTTATCATTTAATGAGAGTATATGAGCATCATATCTTGAGTTTTTTTAATTTAATGTTCTCCAATCCACTTTCACATAGACACTGAAGCTCTAGTAATCTAGACCTCTGCTTTAAGCTTCATAACGCTATCTGGTCCAGGTTTATTAAGGGGAGTGCGCTTCTATTGGGTGGTGTGGCTGATGGTTGGAGTTCTGCGTCTCGATGAGGATGATAGGAGGCTCATCTTGGAGACCAGGCTGAAGCTTGAGGAGGCCACGAGGCTGATGGAGGAGCTTCTTGAGACGATCGAGATTTTGAGTGATCCTGAGATGATGGATAACATCAGGGAAGGCCTTGAAGACATTAAGGCGGGTAGGGTCAGGGAGCTTCATAACATCTTCAGGGAAGAAAACCATTGAAGTATAGGGTTCTCATATCGCGGCAAGCTGAGAAATCCTACGAGAAACTGGAGGAAAATGTCAAAGTTAGAGTTAGAAAGACCTTAACAGATTTAGAGGATCAGCCGTATCTGGGTAAAAGGCTTCATGGAGAATTAAAGGAAAACTATAGCATCCGATTGGGAAAAATCAGGATTGTTTATACCGTTTCAGAGAGGGATAAAACCGTCTATGTGATAGCCATTGGCTGGAGAAAAACTATTTATCGAACCCGATGAAGAAACGCATAGTTATTCGAGTTATAATCTCTTCTTATCAGGGTGGTGCGTGATAGAACCTGCAATAAAATTTATTTAGGGTTAGAATAGATGTCGTAAATCGAATCTCGGAGAACTCCTCTATTGCATCGAATAGGACTTGGAGTTCTAAGATAAGATCTAGTCTTTTCCAAGGGTTTCATGTAGTATCTCGCGGCTTCTAGGGCTATATTTTCTTCTTTCCCGCAAAATCCTGGAAGATTTAGGTGTGAAGATATCCTTACAGACATATGCTCCCTTCCCACAAATTTCGCTTAACAACCTATATAAATGCTCAATATCGTTGAGCACCTTTGCTCAATCAATTTTATAAACACTCAGCATAATTGAGACCAGACCTCTTTATTGGCAATATCAAACCATAAAGATGATCTAAACTAATAAATCATGATCTGGAGGAAATGGATAACCTCGCCTTCTGCCAGTTTATAAAACAATTTTTATTAAATGTCTCTGCTACTTATGGCTTTGATGTATTTTCCTCCAATTTTTAATGGTTTTTCTTCGTTTGTAACTAGAACCATTTTGTTGTTCAATGCTACTTGAATACATGATGCATCGTAGAAGGTCAATCCCTCATTTATTGCTAGAATTAATTCCGAACCATGAATAAATGATACTTTACCCATATAGCTAAACAGTTTTAATAGTTTGCTGAATGCCTCAAGGCCTCTTCTGGAGCGAGGCTGCTAGTATGAAAACCTGCTTCCATATGACATTCCCGATCTTGTAGGTTGCCAGATCGATGGTGAAGTTCTCCAGAAGAAGATCCCCTGTTCTTCCCTCTGCCACGATGTTTATTATAGCGGATGAGTCGAAGAGGAGTTTATCTCTCATCCCTAGACTCCCTTACAGCCCTCACCCATTCGCTGGTAGGTACTTTCGCCAAGATGTCGCTGACCTTCTCAAGCTCCTCGATCAGCGCCTTCCTGCACCTCCTCTCAACCTCCCTCTTGGAGGGCCTTCCTGAGAACCTCTGAGAAATCACGCTCCTTCACTCACTCTCCCAAACTTCTCATCCTAAAAAGACTGGATTCCATGACGGGGATACTTGTTACCTTATCTTTAATGTGCTGGGATTAATGTTTTCTGGTCTACCTCACAACTAGATCGAGGTCTATATCTGACTACGTTTTGTATCTCGTCGCTTCTTGGATGACCTTAGCTTCAAAAAATCTTTCCGAGTTTGTTAATGAGTTGATTGTTGTTCCTCTTTAAACACAAGGGATTTATATTCTTTGAAAGAACATTGGAGTAGGTTATTATGGTAGAGGCTGAAGAATGGACTCAGAGGAGGGTTGAGGATTTAATAGCTATAAGCCTATATCAAGCGAGAGCTAACAAGGTTAGGGAGTATGTGAGAACCCTTTATAAAAACTATGAACATTATCTAAAGTCTATAGAAGAGGTAAGGAGGATTTTTGCGGAAGAAATAGCTAAAGAGAGGAGTTTAACTCAAGAGGTTGTTGAGCTTAGGAGAAAGGAGACTCATTGAATGGCAATCTTTCGATACTTCTGCATTAGTTAAAAGATATCGTAAAGAAGTTGGCTCTGACGTTCTAGACGAGTTGTTTGAGCTTAAGGAACATAACTTTGCTATATCCTTTTGGACAATACTTGAGTTTATGGTTGCCTTCTCAACTAGAATGAAGAGGGGTGAGTTATCAAAAGAGGCTCTCAATATTTTGATATCACGATTCCTTAAAGATGTTTTAGATAGGTTTGCTATAATAAGCGTAAACGATGAGCTTATAGCTTCAGCAACCTCAATAGCTGTTAGACACGCTCTAC from Candidatus Bathyarchaeota archaeon includes the following:
- a CDS encoding type II toxin-antitoxin system RelE/ParE family toxin encodes the protein MKYRVLISRQAEKSYEKLEENVKVRVRKTLTDLEDQPYLGKRLHGELKENYSIRLGKIRIVYTVSERDKTVYVIAIGWRKTIYRTR
- a CDS encoding type II toxin-antitoxin system VapC family toxin; amino-acid sequence: MSLGERRLIEWQSFDTSALVKRYRKEVGSDVLDELFELKEHNFAISFWTILEFMVAFSTRMKRGELSKEALNILISRFLKDVLDRFAIISVNDELIASATSIAVRHALPSSDCLQLASVISLKHTLEPLEEKVVLICSDKDLCKAAKEEEIEVIDPEEKDALEIE